The following proteins are co-located in the Vidua macroura isolate BioBank_ID:100142 chromosome 29, ASM2450914v1, whole genome shotgun sequence genome:
- the TCHH gene encoding trichohyalin, which yields MSPFLDSIATIVGVFQQHARGDGDGSTLSRRRMRELIQREFADSLVKPHDPQTIEKILQFLEWDGDGDIDFNEFLLLVFRVAKCCFWFQPRAPFLVQRTKLPTSGKSLREPEFRSRGSRRQLQEEEEEERETWERNHEVELQGDLRVREVEISEETRRDQQERCRRSGKDAEPRVELIPQEYRERSQEPCERRESWRRQQPPEPDRREGERRDREGLQEEEPADVRTGRQRREPQPRPDRWSCQEPGRDERTQRPRGGDGEGDNWPREPEFLREERSRHRRCELEQRELEGRSCRAAELECPESRRPHQSYLEEPLEIDLREHGRTEPEERSHRQRTKRERELESELEVEVSEHRTWEREEEVARVRRGETRERREREIHEAEDDGRRQRESVRFEREREISVAAAEADVKVRREIRQRGEELRRRERPREGEEVRRICPRREREEPLRERRIDREQELEVERRTREREEEGAAINLRETRERREREIREFDDGRRQRESVRYEREREISVAAAEADVKVRREIREREPREELRRREYPCEPEDKERRISRVREREEAVRERRINRERELEVSERRRREREEEVARVGQRETREIREAEDDGRRQRESVRYEREREISVAAAEPDVKVRREIREWEPREELRRRERPCEGEGDRRICPRRDREEPLRERRIDREQELEVELSERRTREREEEEAAINLRETRERREGEIRELDDGRRQRESVRYEREREISVAAAEADIRVRREIREREPREELRRRERPHEGEEVRRICPRRDREEPLRERRIDHERELEVEVSELRTREREEEVARVGQRETREIREAEDDGRRQRESVRYEREREISVAAAEPDVKVRREIREWEPREELRRRERPCEGEGDRRICPRRDREEPLRERRIDREQELEVSERRTREREEEEAAINRRETRERREREIRELDDGRRQRESVRYEREREISVAAAEADVKVRREIRQRGEELRRRERPCDGEEDRRICPRRDREEPLRERRIDREQELEVELSERRTREREEEEAAINLRETRERREGEIRELDDGRRQRESVRYEREREISVAAAEADIRVRREIREREPREELRRRERPHEGEEVRRICPRRDREEPLRERRIDHERELEVEVSELRTREREEEVARVGQRETREIREAEDDGRRQRESVRYEREREISVAAAEADVKVRHEIRQRGEELRRRERPREREEVGRICPRRDREEPLRERRIDRERELEVSERRTREREEEEAAINRRETRERREREIREFDDGRRQRESVRYEREREISVAAAEADVKVRREIRQRGEELRRRERPREGEEVRRICPRRDREEPLRERRIDRERELEVSERRTQEREEEEAAINRRETRERREGEIRELDDGRRQRESVRYEREREISVAAAEADVKVRREIREREPREELRRRERPSEPEEEAEPERRISRVREREEAVRERRINRERELEVSEHRTREREEEVATRNLRATQERREREIRELDDGRRQRESVRYEREREISVAAAEANIKVPHEIQERGEELRRRERPREREEDRRICPRREREEPLRERRIDREQELEASEHRTWEREEEEAAINRRETQERREREIRELDDGRRQRESVRYEREREISVAAAEADVEVRREIREREPREELRRRERPREREEEAEQERRISQGREREEALMERRIDQERELELEASERRTRDREAEVTITDQREAREEIRLEVLEEEEEEELEQGQCRYQTLDVDTGDLCPPGQEAPVSDLRIRYLPADPDVRPEVRLLPEPVEPQTVAYLVHVIQNLEDPKAATYEIVCHEPGQRGRPVRVRTCSVSPRPPSDCRDHRKALPSECQENPEGLDEPQEKSGKEVKGGALRDSTEPEAVKGERVKSKEIRRRPEIPEVEQGQPQGEAPQKVPREPGSGCQRREREDSEAKSCIPPERRDPERRDPGETRREGTQEGEEAPEEEPSKRSPRESNNSQVSREGGTKQGQEAPQEAPSRPRDESKTS from the exons ATGTCCCCGTTCTTGGACAGCATCGCCACCATCGTCGGCGTCTTCCAGCAGCACGCCCGGGGAGATGGGGACGGCTCCACGCTCAGCCGCAGGAGGATGAGGGAGCTTATCCAGAGGGAATTCGCAGATTCCCTGGTG aagcCACACGACCCTCAGACCATCGAGAAGATCCTGCAGTTCCTGGAGtgggatggggacggggacatCGATTTTAATGAGTTCCTCCTCCTGGTGTTCCGGGTAGCCAAGTGCTGCTTCTGGTTCCAGCCAAGGGCCCCGTTCCTGGTGCAGAGGACAAAGCTCCCGACCAGCGGAAAATCCCTCCGGGAGCCGGAattcaggagcagagggagccgccggcagctccaggaggaggaggaagaggaacgAGAAACCTGGGAGAGGAATCATGAAGTTGAGCTGCAAGGAGACCTCAGGGTCAGGGAGGTGGAAATCTCGGAGGAAACGAGGAGGGATCAGCAGGAACGTTGCAGGCGGAGTGGGAAGGATGCAGAACCACGCGTGGAGCTGATCCCTCAGGAATACCGGGAACGGAGCCAGGAGCCGTGTGAGCGGcgggagagctggagaaggcagcagcCCCCGGAGCCGGACAGacgagagggagagaggagagaccgggaggggctccaggaggaaGAACCAGCAGACGTGAGGACGGGCAGGCAACGCCGAGAACCCCAACCACGGCCGGACCGgtggagctgccaggagccagggcGTGATGAAAGAACCCAGCGGCCACGAGGAGGAGATGGGGAAGGTGACAATTGGCCACGGGAACCCGAATTCCTCCGGGAAGAGAGGAGCCGCCACCGCCGGTGTGAGCTGGAACAAAGAGAGCTGGAAGGGAGAAGCTGCCGGGCTGCTGAGCTGGAATGTCCGGAGTCCAGGCGGCCACATCAGTCGTACCTGGAGGAACCGTTAGAGATCGACCTCAGGGAACATGGGAGAACAGAGCCAGAGGAACGCAGCCACAGACAGAGAACAAAGCGGGAACGGGAGCTGGAATCt gagctggaggtggaggTGTCGGAGCACCGGAcatgggaaagggaggaagaagtGGCCAGAGTCAGGCGGGGAGAGACACGGGAGAGGCGAGAGCGTGAAATTCATGAGGCTGAAGATGATGGAAGGAGACAGAGAGAATCAGTGAGGTttgaaagggagagagagatctcagtggcagctgcagaagcCGACGTCAAAGTGCGCCGTGAGATCCGGCAACGAGGTGAGGAGCTGAGAAGGAGAGAACGTCCCCGTGAGGGTGAAGAAGTCAGAAGAATTTGCcccagaagggaaagggaagagccCCTGAGGGAGAGGAGAATTGATCGGgaacaggagctggaggtggagCGCAGGACAcgggaaagggaggaagaaggggCCGCCATTAACCTGAGAGAGACACGGGAGAGACGAGAGCGGGAAATTCGTGAATTTGATGATGGAAGGAGACAGAGAGAATCAGTGAGGTacgagagggagagagagatctcagtggcagctgcagaagcCGACGTCAAAGTGCGCCGTGAGATCCGGGAACGGGAACCACGAGAGGAGCTGAGAAGGAGAGAATATCCCTGCGAGCCTGAGGACAAAGAGAGGAGAATTTCCCGGgtcagagaaagggaagaggcCGTGAGGGAGAGGAGAATCAATCGGGAACGCGAACTGGAGGTGTCTGAGCGCCGGAGAcgggaaagggaggaagaagtGGCCAGAGTTGGCCAGAGAGAGACACGTGAAATTCGTGAGGCTGAAGATGATGGAAGGAGACAGAGAGAATCAGTGAGGTacgagagggagagagagatctcagtggcagctgcagaaCCCGACGTCAAAGTGCGCCGTGAGATCCGGGAATGGGAACCACGAGAGGAGCTGAGAAGGCGAGAACGTCCCTGTGAGGGTGAAGGAGACAGAAGAATTTGCCCCAGAAGGGACAGGGAAGAGCCCCTGAGGGAGAGGAGAATTGATCGGgaacaggagctggaggtggagCTGTCTGAGCGCCGCACGcgggaaagggaggaagaagaggccGCCATTAACCTGAGAGAGACACGGGAGAGACGAGAGGGGGAAATTCGTGAACTTGATGATGGAAGGAGACAGAGAGAATCAGTGAGGTacgagagggagagagagatctcagtggcagctgcagaagcCGACATCAGAGTGCGCCGTGAGATCCGGGAACGGGAACCACGAGAGGAGCTGAGAAGGAGAGAACGTCCCCATGAGGGTGAAGAAGTCAGAAGAATTTGCCCCAGAAGGGACAGGGAAGAGCCCCTGAGGGAGAGAAGAATTGACCATGAACgggagctggaggtggaggTGTCTGAGCTCCGCACGcgggaaagggaggaagaagtGGCCAGAGTCGGCCAGAGAGAGACACGTGAAATTCGTGAGGCTGAAGATGATGGAAGGAGACAGAGAGAATCAGTGAGGTacgagagggagagagagatctcagtggcagctgcagaaCCCGACGTCAAAGTGCGCCGTGAGATCCGGGAATGGGAACCACGAGAGGAGCTGAGAAGGCGAGAACGTCCCTGTGAGGGTGAAGGAGACAGAAGAATTTGCCCCAGAAGGGACAGGGAAGAGCCCCTGAGGGAGAGGAGAATTGATCGGgaacaggagctggaggtgtctgAGCGCCGCACGcgggaaagggaagaagaagaggcCGCCATTAACCGGAGAGAGACACGGGAGAGACGAGAGCGTGAAATTCGTGAACTTGATGATGGAAGGAGACAGAGAGAATCAGTGAGGTacgagagggagagagagatctcagtggcagctgcagaagcCGACGTCAAAGTGCGCCGTGAGATCCGGCAACGAGGTGAGGAGCTGAGAAGGAGAGAACGTCCCTGTGATGGTGAAGAAGACAGAAGAATTTGCCCCAGAAGGGACAGGGAAGAGCCCCTGAGGGAGAGGAGAATTGATCGGgaacaggagctggaggtggagCTGTCTGAGCGCCGCACGcgggaaagggaggaagaagaggccGCCATTAACCTGAGAGAGACACGGGAGAGACGAGAGGGGGAAATTCGTGAACTTGATGATGGAAGGAGACAGAGAGAATCAGTGAGGTacgagagggagagagagatctcagtggcagctgcagaagcCGACATCAGAGTGCGCCGTGAGATCCGGGAACGGGAACCACGAGAGGAGCTGAGAAGGAGAGAACGTCCCCATGAGGGTGAAGAAGTCAGAAGAATTTGCCCCAGAAGGGACAGGGAAGAGCCCCTGAGGGAGAGAAGAATTGACCATGAACgggagctggaggtggaggTGTCTGAGCTCCGCACGcgggaaagggaggaagaagtGGCCAGAGTCGGCCAGAGAGAGACACGTGAAATTCGTGAGGCTGAAGATGATGGAAGGAGACAGAGAGAATCAGTGAGGTacgagagggagagagagatctcagtggcagctgcagaagcCGACGTCAAAGTGCGCCATGAGATCCGGCAACGAGGTGAGGAGCTGAGAAGGAGAGAACGTCCCCGTGAGCGTGAAGAAGTCGGAAGAATTTGCCCCAGAAGGGACAGGGAAGAACCCCTGAGGGAGAGGAGAATTGATCGGGAACgggagctggaggtgtctgAGCGCCGCACGcgggaaagggaggaagaagaggccGCCATTAACCGGAGAGAGACACGGGAGAGACGTGAGCGGGAAATTCGTGAATTTGATGATGGAAGGAGACAGAGAGAATCAGTGAGGTacgagagggagagagagatctcagtggcagctgcagaagcCGACGTCAAAGTGCGCCGTGAGATCCGGCAACGAGGTGAGGAGCTGAGAAGGAGAGAACGTCCCCGTGAGGGTGAAGAAGTCAGAAGAATTTGCCCCAGAAGGGACAGGGAAGAGCCCCTGAGGGAGAGGAGAATTGATCGGGAACgggagctggaggtgtctgAGCGCCGCACgcaggaaagggaggaagaagaggccGCCATTAACCGGAGAGAGACACGGGAGAGACGAGAGGGGGAAATTCGTGAACTTGATGATGGAAGGAGACAGAGAGAATCAGTGAGGTacgagagggagagagagatctcagtggcagctgcagaagcCGACGTCAAAGTGCGCCGTGAGATCCGGGAACGGGAACCACGAGAGGAGCTGAGAAGGAGAGAACGTCCCAGTGAGCCTGAGGAGGAAGCAGAACCAGAGAGGAGAATTTCCCGGgtcagagaaagggaagaggcCGTGAGGGAGAGGAGAATCAATCGGGAACGCGAACTGGAGGTGTCTGAGCACCGGACAcgggaaagggaggaagaagtGGCCACAAGAAACCTGAGAGCAACACAGGAGAGACGAGAGCGTGAAATTCGTGAACTTGATGATGGAAGGAGACAGAGAGAATCAGTGAGGTacgagagggagagagagatctcagtggcagctgcagaagcCAACATCAAAGTGCCCCATGAGATCCAGGAACGAGGTGAGGAGCTGAGAAGGAGAGAACGTCCCCGTGAGCGTGAAGAAGACAGAAGAATTTGCcccagaagggaaagggaagagccCCTGAGGGAGAGGAGAATTGATCGGGAACAGGAGCTGGAGGCCTCTGAGCACCGCACgtgggaaagggaggaagaagaggctgcCATTAACCGGAGAGAGACACAGGAGAGACGAGAGCGGGAAATTCGTGAACTTGATGATGGAAGGAGACAGAGAGAATCAGTGAGGTacgagagggagagagagatctcagtggcagcagcagaagccgACGTCGAAGTGCGCCGTGAGATCCGGGAACGGGAACCACGAGAGGAGCTGAGAAGGAGAGAACGTCCCCGTGAGCGTGAGGAAGAAGCAGAGCAAGAGAGGAGAatttcccagggcagggagagggaagaagcCCTGATGGAGAGGAGAATCGATCAGGAacgggagctggagctggaggccTCTGAGCGCCGGACACGGGACAGGGAGGCAGAagtgaccatcactgaccagcGGGAGGCACGTGAGGAGATCAGGCTGGAGGTcctggaggaagaagaggaggaggagctggagcaagGCCAGTGCCGTTACCAGACCCTGGACGTGGACACGGGCGATCTCTGCCCCCCGGGACAGGAGGCGCCCGTCAGTGACCTCAGGATCCGGTACCTCCCCGCTGACCCCGATGTCCGGCCCGAGGTCCGGCTGCTCCCCGAGCCCGTGGAGCCTCAGACCGTTGCCTACTTGGTGCACGTGATCCAGAACCTGGAGGACCCCAAGGCCGCCACCTACGAGATCGTGTGCCACGAGCCCGGCCAGCGGGGCCGGCCCGTGCGCGTCCGGACCTGCTCCGTGTCCCCGCGGCCCCCGAGTGACTGCAGGGACCACCGCAAGGCGCTGCCATCCGAATGCCAGGAAAACCCTGAGGGTCTGGATGAGCCCCAGGAAAAATCCGGAAAAGAGGTGAAGGGTGGAGCCCTCCGGGATTCCACTGAGCCGGAGGCTGTGAAAGGTGAGCGGGTGAAATCCAAGGAGATCCGGAGGCGCCCCGAGATCCCTGAGGTGGAGCAGGGTCAGCCCCAGGGTGAGGCGCCCCAGAAAGTCCCACGGGAGCCCGGATCCGGCTGCCAGCGGAGAGAGCGTGAGGACAGCGAGGCCAAGAGCTGCATCCCCCCGGAACGTCGGGATCCGGAGCGGAGAGACCCCGGAGAGACCCGCAGAGAGGGAACccaggagggtgaggaggctCCTGAGGAGGAACCCAGCAAAAGGAGCCCCCGGGAATCCAACAATTCCCAGGTTTCTCGGGAAGGTGGCACCAAGCAGGGTCAGGAGGCCCCGCAGGAGGCCCCGAGCCGCCCCAGGGATGAATCCAAGACATCCTGA
- the LOC128820284 gene encoding keratin-associated protein 16-1-like produces the protein MRRTTGCPLSQICIPPPAVLVRSFPVRSSLDPCGTTGSFQSLPPRGSPCCYPGTTTYVSLGSLAAAQAAGGANCGLVATMRGPPCCQGVPGCTTTCPKPCCCCWVTESSTRSRDCCQEVAKCSSATCQDPCCQEVTKCVTTCQDPCCQEVTKCVTTCQDPCCQEVTKCVTTCQDPCCQEVTKCVTTCQDPCCQEVTKCVTTCQDPCCQEVTKCVTTCQDPCCQEVTKCVTTCQDPCCKEVTKCVTTCQDPCCKEVTTTCATTCQDPCCKEVTKCVTRCVDPCCKEVAKCVTTCQDPCCKEVTKCVTTCQDPCCKEVTTCTTTCVDPCCQEVTKCVTTCQDPCCKEVTTCTTTCVDPCRKEVTKCVTTCQDPCCKEVTKCTTTCQDPCCKEVTTCTMCVDPCCQGKGTKCSSRCVDPCYKKVPKCSTPCVDPCCQEVTKCRTRCVDPCCQEVTKCVTTCQDPCGKEVTKCVTRCVDPCCQEVAKCRTRCVDPCCQEVTKCVTTSVDPCCKEVTKCVTTCVDPCCKEVTKCVTTCVDPCCKEVTKCVTTCVDPCCKEVTKCTTRCVDPCCQEVTKCATRCVDPCCQGVTTCTTTCQDPCCQGVTRCVTTCQDPCCQGVTTCPTTCQDPCCQAVTRCVTTCQDPCCQGVTTCPTTCQDPCCQGATTCTTTCQDPCCQGVTTCPTTCQDPCCQGVTTCPTTCQDPCCQGVTTCPTTCPAPCCVPSCPPPCADPCCATPQCRGGAQVVTRCADSCPTTCVTQTCPVCGQRCSVSCCPKFRAR, from the exons ATGCGTCGCACGACCGGCTGCCCACTGAGCCAGATCTGCATCCCCCCTCCTGCCGTCCTGGTGAGGAGCTTCCCGGTGAGATCCAGCCTGGACCCCTGCGGCACCACCGGCAGCTTCCAGAGCCTCCCTCCCCGCGGCAGCCCCTGCTGCTACCCCGGCACCACCACCTACGTCAGCCTGGGGAGCCTGGCCGCGGCCCAGGCCGCCGGCGGCGCCAACTGCGGCCTTGTGGCCACCATGCGCGGCCCCCCGTGCTGCCAGGGCGTGCCCGGGTGCACCACAACGTGCCcgaagccctgctgctgctgctgggtgaccgagagcagcaccaggagccgGGACTGCTGCCAGGAGGTGGCCAAGTGCTCCTCAGCCACGTGCCAGGATCCGTGCTGCCAGGAGGTCACCAAGTGTGTCACCACGTGCCAGGATCCGTGCTGCCAGGAGGTCACCAAGTGTGTCACCACGTGCCAGGATCCGTGCTGCCAGGAGGTCACCAAGTGTGTCACCACGTGCCAGGATCCGTGCTGCCAGGAGGTCACCAAGTGTGTCACCACATGTCAGGATCCGTGCTGCCAGGAGGTCACCAAGTGTGTCACCACGTGCCAGGATCCGTGCTGCCAGGAGGTCACCAAGTGTGTCACCACATGTCAGGATCCGTGCTGCCAGGAGGTCACCAAGTGTGTCACCACGTGCCAGGATCCCTGTTGTAAGGAAGTCACCAAGTGTGTCACCACGTGCCAAGACCCCTGCTGCAAGGAGGTTACCACCACATGCGCCACAACGTGCCAGGATCCCTGTTGTAAGGAGGTCACCAAGTGTGTCACCAGGTGTGTGGATCCCTGCTGTAAGGAGGTCGCCAAGTGTGTCACCACGTGCCAGGATCCCTGTTGTAAGGAAGTGACCAAGTGTGTCACCACGTGCCAAGACCCCTGCTGCAAGGAGGTGACCACGTGCACCACCACGTGTGtggatccctgctgccaggaggtCACCAAGTGTGTCACCACGTGCCAAGACCCCTGCTGCAAAGAGGTGACCACGTGCACCACCACGTGTGTGGATCCGTGTCGTAAGGAGGTCACCAAGTGTGTCACCACGTGCCAGGATCCCTGTTGTAAGGAGGTGACCAAGTGCACAACCACATGCCAAGACCCGTGTTGCAAGGAAGTGACCACGTGTACCATGTGTGTGGACCCGTGTTGTCAGGGG AAGGGGACCAAGTGCAGCTCCAGATGTGTGGATCCATGCTACAAGAAGGTGCCCAAGTGCTCCACCCC GTGTGTGGACCCATGTTGTCAGGAGGTCACCAAGTGCAGAACCAGATGTGtggatccctgctgccaggaggtCACCAAGTGCGTCACCACGTGCCAAGATCCCTGCGGCAAGGAGGTCACCAAGTGTGTCACCAGGTGTGtggatccctgctgccaggaggtCGCCAAGTGCAGAACCAGATGTGTTGATCCATGTTGTCAGGAGGTCACCAAGTGTGTCACCACATCTGTGGATCCTTGTTGTAAGGAAGTCACCAAGTGTGTCACCACGTGTGTGGATCCTTGTTGTAAGGAAGTCACCAAGTGTGTCACCACGTGTGTGGATCCTTGTTGTAAGGAAGTCACCAAGTGTGTCACCACGTGTGTGGATCCGTGTTGTAAGGAGGTCACCAAGTGCACCACCAGATGCGTTGACCCGTGCTGCCAGGAGGTCACCAA ATGTGCCACCAGGTGTGTGGacccctgctgccagggagtGACCACCTGCACCACCACCTGCCAAGACCCCTGCTGCCAGGGTGTCACCAGATGTGTCACCACCTGCCAAGacccctgctgccagggagtGACCACCTGCCCCACCACATGCCAAGacccctgctgccaggctgtcACCAGATGTGTCACCACCTGCCAAGacccctgctgccagggagtGACCACCTGCCCCACCACGTGCCAAGacccctgctgccagggagcGACCACCTGCACCACCACCTGCCAAGacccctgctgccagggagtGACCACCTGCCCCACCACGTGCCAAGacccctgctgccagggagtGACCACCTGCCCCACCACCTGCCAAGacccctgctgccagggagtGACCACCTGCCCCACCACGTGCCCAGCCCCGTGCTgcgtccccagctgtccccctCCGTGTGCGGACCCCTGCTGTGCCACCCCGCAGTGCCGCGGGGGCGCCCAGGTTGTCACCAGGTGCGCCGACTCCTGTCCCACCACCTGCGTCACCCAGACCTGCCCGGTGTGCGGCCAGCGCTGCTCCGTCTCCTGCTGCCCCAAATTCCGGGCTCGCTGA
- the LOC128820505 gene encoding keratinocyte proline-rich protein-like produces MSLNQMQIKQELQLPPGLGKTTPKQSPEHPQIPVPAPCPEPLPAVAKFPEKATPEPGKGEAAVPQCPPQEQQTQFPPAFPTPEPAPRLEEKSCPEPTLEKQEAKEIPVPAPVPCSEAAPCAQEKQQCQEIPVSIPEKQECEEIPVSVPEKQECKEIPVSIPEKQECKEIPVSVPEKQECKEIPVSVPEPHPDPVPCSQEKQQCQEIPVSIPDPAQEKQECKEIPVSIPEKQECKDTPVPIPVSCPEPIPSSQEKQECKEIPVSIPEKQECKEIPVSIPEKQECKDTPVPIPVPVPDPAPCSQEKQEFQEIPEQRSLPEKFPPLEQQLEQPGPWQK; encoded by the coding sequence ATGTCTCTGAACCAGATGCAAAtcaagcaggagctgcagctccccccCGGTCTGGgtaaaaccaccccaaaacagaGCCCGGagcacccccaaatcccggTGCCCGCCCCCTGCCCCGAGCCGCTCCCGGCAGTGGCGAAATTCCCGGAAAAGGCGACCCCAGAACCGGGAAAAGGGGAAGCTGCCGTGCCCCAGTGCCCgccccaggagcagcaaacCCAATTCCCTCCGGCATTCCCGACCCCCGAGCCCGCTCCGCGCCTGGAAGAGAAATCCTGCCCGGAACCGACGCTGGAGAAGCAGGAGGCCAAGGAGATCCCGGTTCCCGCTCCCGTTCCCTGCTCCGAGGCTGCGCCGTGCgcccaggagaagcagcagtgccaggaaatCCCGGTGTCCATCCCAGAAAAACAGGAGTGCGAGGAAATCCCGGTGTCCGTCCCAGAAAAACAGGAGTGCAAAGAAATCCCGGTGTCCATCCCAGAAAAACAGGAGTGCAAGGAAATCCCGGTGTCCGTCCCAGAAAAACAGGAGTGCAAAGAAATCCCGGTGTCCGTCCCCGAGCCACACCCTGACCCTGTCCCGTGTtcccaggagaagcagcagtgccaggaaatCCCAGTTTCCATCCCTGATCCtgcccaggaaaagcaggaatgcaAGGAAATCCCGGTGTCCATCCCAGAAAAACAGGAATGCAAGgacacccctgtccccatcccagtttCATGCCCTGAACCCATTCCAAGctcccaggaaaagcaggaatgcaAGGAAATCCCGGTGTCCATCCCAGAAAAACAGGAATGCAAGGAAATCCCGGTGTCCATCCCAGAAAAACAGGAATGCAAGgacacccctgtccccatcccagtcccagtcccagacCCCGCCCCGTgttcccaggaaaagcaggaattccaggagaTCCCGGAGCAGCGCTCCCTTCCCGAGAAATTCcctcccctggagcagcagctggagcagcccggCCCGTGGCAGAAGTAG
- the LOC128820513 gene encoding keratin-associated protein 4-11-like, protein MSYYYEQCKQPCLPPPICLQKCAKCPEPCATKCVEVCQTPCATQCATSCAPQCVDVCAKPCSSQCVEVCAPQCADVCATQCSTSCAPQCADVCATQCSTSCAPQCVDVCATQCATSCAPQCVDVCPAQCPTQCPEPCVTKCVEKCQAEVCSTKCVESCETVCLEPCSHPC, encoded by the exons ATGTCCTACTACTACGAGCAGTGcaagcagccctgcctgccccctcCCATCTGCCTGCAGAAGTGCGCCAAGTGCCCGGAGCCCTGCGCCACCAAGTGCGTCGAG GTCTGCCAGACCCCCTGTGCCACCCAGTGCGCCACCAGCTGCGCCCCTCAGTGCGTGGACGTCTGCGCcaagccctgctccagccagtgTGTGGAGGTCTGCGCCCCGCAGTGCGCCGACGTCTGTGCCACCCAGTGCTCCACCAGCTGCGCCCCGCAGTGCGCCGACGTCTGTGCCACCCAGTGCTCCACCAGCTGCGCCCCGCAGTGCGTGGACGTCTGTGCCACCCAGTGCGCCACCAGCTGCGCCCCGCAGTGCGTGGACGTCTGCCCCGCCCAGTGCCCCACCCAATGCCCTGAGCCCTGTGTCACCAAGTGCGTGGAGAAGTGCCAGGCCGAGGTTTGCAGCACCAAGTGCGTGGAGTCCTGTGAGACCGTGTGCCTGgagccctgctcccaccctTGCTGA
- the S100A11 gene encoding protein S100-A11, whose amino-acid sequence MPTETERCIESLLAVFQRYAGREGSSVTLSKREFRAFMDTELAAFTKNQKDPGVVDRMMKKLDMNSDGQLDFQEFLNLIGGIAVACHDSLLLKSPNP is encoded by the exons ATG CCCACGGAGACGGAGCGCTGCATCGAGTCGCTGCTGGCCGTGTTCCAGCGCTACGCCGGCCGCGAGGGCAGCTCCGTCACCCTCTCCAAGCGGGAATTCCGCGCCTTCATGGACACCGAGCTGGCCGCCTTCACCAAG AACCAGAAGGACCCGGGCGTGGTGGACAGGATGATGAAGAAGCTGGACATGAACAGCGACGGGCAGCTGGATTTCCAGGAATTCCTGAACCTCATCGGGGGCATCGCCGTGGCCTGCCACGACTCCCTGCTCCTCAAATCCCCCAACCCCTAA